A region of Qipengyuania oceanensis DNA encodes the following proteins:
- a CDS encoding lysylphosphatidylglycerol synthase domain-containing protein, whose protein sequence is MATRRILFRTLAALVVSGVMLSILLSLADLDWRDFSRIDIAGFALVVVFHVLVLVTRGWLMGQLSQKGEDGSARPLAWVHLAARHQFIFTVLPTGLGDLLFPALAKRLVGRTATEAFSVIAQVRSRDLIVLITLALGGSLIITGIEWAAAAVAFLALPVLFYADKFFRLALHLVRKSLADGKLASFLEAIASSEPPDSFSRFRLTVASILDWFFVICSVLATFEAIGEPVPVGVAMLFLAGINLFGALAISIGGLGVSETGGAAALVLADRTVKNATALSLLARPLLLVSMLSASLMIDLILTSAKLFGRR, encoded by the coding sequence ATGGCTACTAGGCGCATCCTTTTCAGGACCCTTGCCGCGCTCGTGGTCAGCGGAGTGATGCTGTCGATCCTCCTCTCGCTGGCTGACCTAGACTGGCGCGATTTCTCAAGGATCGACATCGCGGGATTTGCTCTCGTCGTTGTCTTCCATGTCCTGGTACTGGTAACGCGAGGGTGGTTGATGGGCCAGTTGTCGCAAAAGGGCGAGGACGGTTCTGCCCGTCCTCTGGCTTGGGTGCATCTCGCAGCCCGGCACCAGTTCATCTTTACGGTTCTGCCGACAGGGCTAGGCGACCTGTTGTTTCCGGCTCTCGCGAAACGGCTGGTCGGCCGCACGGCCACAGAAGCGTTCTCGGTCATCGCACAGGTTCGCTCCAGGGATCTAATCGTGCTGATCACGCTCGCCTTGGGGGGCAGCCTTATTATCACAGGAATCGAATGGGCCGCTGCGGCTGTGGCGTTCTTGGCGCTCCCTGTCCTTTTCTATGCGGATAAGTTTTTTCGTTTGGCCCTGCATCTGGTTCGCAAATCACTGGCAGACGGAAAGCTGGCGAGTTTCCTGGAAGCGATCGCCTCGTCCGAACCGCCTGATTCATTCTCCCGGTTCAGGCTTACGGTTGCGAGCATCCTGGACTGGTTTTTTGTCATATGCAGCGTTCTTGCAACTTTCGAGGCCATCGGCGAGCCTGTGCCGGTGGGGGTCGCAATGCTGTTCCTTGCCGGGATCAATTTGTTCGGTGCGCTGGCCATTTCGATCGGTGGCCTAGGCGTATCGGAGACTGGCGGCGCGGCAGCACTTGTATTGGCGGACCGTACGGTGAAGAACGCCACCGCCCTGTCGCTGCTGGCAAGGCCCTTGCTGCTCGTCTCAATGCTTTCAGCAAGCCTGATGATCGACCTCATCCTGACAAGCGCGAAACTTTTTGGACGCCGATAG